The Devosia sp. MC521 genome has a segment encoding these proteins:
- a CDS encoding amidase has protein sequence MTEIWKMTLGQLTAGYASGALSPVDAAKAAFERIDKVNPAINAIFAPMPERALEAAVASEKRWRDGAALGPLDGVPMTIKDSVAMKGTPYVRGCAANLGNPLSTSDSPPVARIQEAGGVILAKTTMPDFGMFAAGVSSAHGTTRNPFNLAYNTGGSSSGGAASLAAGIGALTIGTDMAGSVRMPAAMCGLAGMKPTQGRVPHLPPSAVRSAGPLARNVKDMATFLTVLSGEDLRDFGSIPPEQRRYEDADPAQLKGMEIGLCLDAGFGCETEPEIREAILRVAREVEAAGAVIVPVDRLIEFDPSEALNKLFFLRSRLEYNAMPAEKRSLMLPYALQACEAAGEISAIDYASALEELEKAKAQMYRHFGRLQYMLTPASPVHGFPADDVGADTKSALRHTNFMSLVNQTGQPGAVVNCGMTAQNLPIGVQVIGRRFDDWGVVQLLAALETMLGATPDIAEPN, from the coding sequence ATGACCGAAATCTGGAAAATGACCCTTGGGCAACTCACTGCGGGCTATGCCTCCGGTGCGCTGTCTCCTGTAGATGCTGCTAAGGCTGCGTTCGAACGTATCGATAAGGTCAATCCAGCGATCAACGCGATCTTTGCGCCAATGCCGGAGCGAGCGTTAGAAGCGGCTGTTGCATCGGAGAAGCGCTGGCGCGATGGCGCTGCATTGGGCCCGCTCGACGGTGTGCCGATGACCATCAAAGACAGTGTCGCGATGAAGGGGACGCCCTATGTTCGCGGTTGCGCTGCCAATCTTGGTAATCCGCTCTCAACCTCGGACTCGCCGCCTGTGGCGCGCATCCAGGAAGCTGGTGGCGTCATTCTGGCGAAGACCACTATGCCAGACTTTGGTATGTTCGCAGCGGGCGTCAGCTCTGCGCACGGCACCACCCGAAATCCCTTTAATCTTGCCTATAATACTGGCGGCTCCAGCAGCGGCGGTGCAGCATCCCTAGCTGCAGGCATTGGCGCATTGACTATCGGCACAGATATGGCGGGCTCGGTGCGCATGCCGGCTGCCATGTGTGGCCTTGCCGGCATGAAGCCGACACAGGGTCGTGTGCCGCATTTGCCACCGAGTGCTGTTCGCAGCGCCGGTCCTCTGGCTCGCAATGTCAAGGATATGGCCACCTTCCTGACAGTTCTGTCGGGCGAGGATCTTCGCGACTTCGGCTCTATTCCTCCCGAGCAGCGTCGATACGAGGATGCGGATCCGGCTCAACTTAAGGGCATGGAGATCGGCCTTTGTCTCGACGCGGGCTTTGGATGTGAAACGGAGCCTGAAATCCGTGAGGCAATCCTGCGAGTTGCGCGCGAGGTTGAAGCTGCGGGTGCCGTTATCGTGCCCGTTGATCGTTTGATCGAGTTCGACCCAAGCGAGGCCTTGAACAAGCTGTTCTTCCTGCGCAGTCGCCTTGAATACAACGCTATGCCTGCCGAAAAGCGCAGCCTCATGTTGCCCTATGCTCTGCAGGCTTGCGAGGCAGCGGGAGAGATTAGCGCAATCGACTACGCAAGCGCTCTCGAGGAGCTGGAAAAGGCCAAAGCGCAGATGTACCGCCATTTCGGTCGCCTGCAGTACATGCTGACGCCGGCATCGCCTGTACACGGTTTCCCCGCTGATGATGTCGGAGCAGACACTAAGTCCGCTCTCCGTCACACCAATTTCATGTCGCTGGTTAATCAGACAGGCCAGCCCGGTGCCGTTGTTAATTGCGGCATGACTGCTCAGAACCTGCCAATCGGCGTTCAAGTCATCGGTCGTCGTTTCGACGACTGGGGTGTGGTGCAGCTGCTTGCTGCACTGGAAACAATGTTGGGCGCGACGCCCGACATCGCAGAACCAAACTAG